The sequence TAGTGTGATGACAAATTGACAATTCAGTAGAGGCTGCAGAAAACATActgcattttcattcattcaactaCAGATGTCAATTTATATAATACACAAAATTGCTTTTTGTATCTGTTGGTGTTCACTCATATTGAGTGATTGGAAATTCATATTTTGTGAGTAAATGGGAGCAGATCACACTCAAACAGGTGAATACCTTAGAACATTTTGTCCTTTTGGGCATCTAATTGTAGTCAGAATGAATTGAAAGCAAAAGACATCATTGCAGTTCTCTagggatctaaaaaaaaaaaaaaaaaaattaaaaattattttaatcaaaccCTGCTTTTGACATGCAGCAAATTTTAATAGGTGCATGCAAATAACTAAATCTCAAATGATCTCTCTGCATTTCAGAAGGAGTTTGCTGCGTTCATGGAGCTGTTGAGTAAAGCCACAATAGAGACAATGGTGAAATTGATTCATGATCGCATCTCTACTCAAGTACTGGAAGCTACAGCAAAGACAAAAGACAAACTAAATGGTACGTCTTTATTgttaaagtcacaatgaaatcataactgacatttcttatttttctatggaatattgcagtgtttattataaatggttTGTCTGAGCAcatcataatttatttattttttattcacatGCCCTCATAATttctaaacaaaataacttcccctccttCTGGCaacgacatctcttctctttaCTGATGACGTGTGTACAGGCACAAGGGTGGGACAACCAGTCACTCACATGGGATCACAGCATTAGCAAATCACAATGATcaaatgatccaatcaattccagatttacaaaatatagtctcgccctacattttttctgttattagaagccatttcactcagatatacattACAATAGGGAAGACTTGCAACTTTTGTTTCTTGccaacatgatttaaaacctgtgCAAAAATATTTGATGTATGTCTTTGCTGTAcacatatattttaagtaaatttgaTAAATATATGTAGTTCTAGTTTTACGATTATTCATCTCTTCTACAGTGGTCTGCAGAAGGATTTCAGTGTACCCAAAGTGCATTTATTTGTACTTGTCATGGTAGAAATGAGatcaatgcattaaaaaaagattaCCAGAAAAGCTTGCACTGTAAATCTGTTTGTTCTACTTAACCATATTTCAAGATTCCTGCTTGAAAATTCCTAAATGCAGTTACAAATTATAATACAGTTAATAATATATTGTGTGTTGATATATATTGTGGTTCCAAGATTTTCAAtatgataataaaaaacaaaacaaaaaagtcattattattattattattaattattatttttaaaatcttattgTATTCTCACAGAGGATCAAACAGCAACACCTGAGCCTGAAAACAATGTGCTTCTTGAGACTGAAAAGAACAAGGATTATGAATCTGAATCAGAACATCATGAAAACTCTGGACAAGCAACAAATAATCAGTACCAAGTGCTGTCATCTGCACCCACTGATATTCTGCCAGGGAATGTGGGTTTGAGTGAAAGCCAACCTTCCACAAGCACAAATGTAGCTGCAGAGGAGAGACAGGAGCCTTTAATTTGTGAGTCCTGTGGAGTATCTTTCAATGACTTGGCCCTGTTGAACATTCACAATGCTTTACACAAAGAAAGACCTTTCAATTGTTTGACATGTGGGAATACTTTCAAAATGATGAAATGCTTGATGAAACACCAGAGATTTCACACGACTCCGGATTTGAGTATTGAGTTCGAAGCCACTCTGCACGAAGAAGAATTCATTGTGCAGCTCGAAACCTGTGATGCTGTCAATACATCCCTGGAAACACTAGAGGTCACCACTCAAGGTAAGATTTGAAATGCGGTGCGTTCAGTAATATATGTTGCTCTGCCTGATATGGCAGTCATCTAGAACTATATACTGACACAAATCGGCATAAATGCAGAATTATGATTAATTTTTGTTACGAGTAGCATAAATCTTCCTTCCTTTCTTAAAACCTGCAATGAAAAACACCTGCAattgtaattaattcactgCATCCAATGTAACAGAATCaatgattataatgggttctattgtcttTAGTCACATACTGCACCACTCTTGTCAGGTATAGACATGTGAAAGTGAAAAAATTGCAGGTTTtcaatttcaattaaaatatctttcatttttcaaaatgtttagtGGTGTGGGggtaaagggttggttcacccaaaaatgtctgtcattaattactcaccctcttgtcattccaaacctgtaagacctttgttcatcttctgaacacaaattaagatatttttgatgacgtTTGAGGGTTATTGAACCACACAgaggcagcaacatcattgcacaTTGTAAGGTCCAGAAACGTATTAgatcaccccaaaatgaaaattctgtcattaattaatcaccctcatgtcgttccacacccgtaagactttcgttgtTCTTTGGAAgactaattaagatatttttgatgacagaatgctgtcagacttccttccattgactgcctttgcaacttccactttgacatttcaaaaacttcataaagagatttggaagactaatccatatgaatcaagcggtttagtcaaaattttctgaagagaatcgaTCGCTTATGACAACAGATTTAaattaggcttttactcacatttaaatgttgatcagcgaacataagcagaagctcaacctaGCCTGCTCCACGCACGAAatcaaacctcattggttacgcAGCACggttgagcttccggaagaggtttgttctcgcacgTGTAGCAGGTTAGGTTGAGCTTGTGCTTATGTTCGCtgcaaaggcagtcaatggaaggaaatcttacagcattctgtcatcaaaaatatcttattttgtcttacgttgtggaacgacatgaggatgagtaattaatgacagaattttaattttgggggtaactaacccttttaagacATCGTTAAAcgagtccatgtgactacagtggttcaaccttaatgttatgaagtgatgagaatactttttgtgtgcaaaaataaattcattcaacaatttcttctctttcctGTCAGTCTCCCATGCCGTTGatgtagtaaacacagtgcagcgcttccgggttctacgccagattttttgttttttaagtcgttatttttgttttgtttctgcgcaccaaaagtattctcgccgctcataacattattaaggttgaaccactgtagtcacgtttaCAAGTTTacgatgtctttaatacctttctggacctcaaaaggtgcaattgctgcctatgtgtggttcagaaaccctcagatttcatcaaaaatatcttaatttgtgttctgaagatgaatgaaggtcttatgggtttggaaagacatgaaggtgagtacttaatgacagaaatttcatttttgggtgaactaaaccttaaAGGGCAGTGTGatgaaaaaagtttaaaaaccacTGCTTTAATAAGTTCAAATTTACTGGATACACCCAAAATGACTAGTTTTTCTATATAAAAGAAAATGTAGAAATATTTGTTACCTTTTTCAGTTTGTTTCTCTTACACACCCTCtgtgttcttcttcttcttacaGAAATTCTCCAAAATAACTTGGATAACGAAGACTTATCTTGCGCTGTCTTGGAAAGCAGTCAGTATGCAACCGAATCGCTTGTGCAAGGTTTAAATATTACCATCGAAAACACAGAGAGTCAGCCCATCGCCACAGCTAACACTGATATGATAAAGCAATCAAATGATGGTTTGTTCCGATGCAAAACTTGCGGGAAGTGTTTTGAACTGAGGTGGAAGTTCATCAACCACGTTCGGGCTCACGtgaaacattacaaatgttcgCATTGCGATAAGCGCTTTACTATGAGAAGCTGCCTCATCAGACACGCAGCAATGCACACTGGAGCTCAGCTATTCAAATGTGATATATGTTCCAAGTCTTTTGTATTTCAGGCCTCCCTGGAAAAGCACAAGCGTCTTCACACGGCAGAAAAGACAGTTACTTGCCCAAACTGCCAGAAGGTTTTTCCTGGAAAGCGCTCGTTCGGCAGACACCGATGCAGAGCAGTCGAAACACTCTACAACTGTCCCGTAtgtgacaaacagttcaaaattaaacaaaacatgCTCGATCATCAAACACTGCACACCGGCGAGAAGCCCTACTGCTGCGAGATATGTGGTGCGTTTTATAGCTGTGAACGGTATCTGAAAAATCACCAGAAGAGTCATATTGAGAAAACCTACGACTATCCGTGCGAAGTCTGCGACAAGCGCTTCAGCGCTCGCAAACACTTGCAGGCACATATGCTCGTGCACACGAGGGAAAAGCGATACGTGTGCGACGTATGCGACAAGAAGTTTGCCACCTCTGGAAACCTCAACAGACACAAAGCTGGTCACACGGGAGTGAAGCTGTACGGTTGTCCGATATGTTTGAAAAGGTACACTACAGCGTACGCACTGAAGATgcacatgcacaaacacacttcAAGCAAACCGTTTCTTTGTGACGTTTGCGGTAAAGGATTTACCAGTTCGGACTACATGAAAAGGCACAAGCGAATCATTCACGCGGGAAGGAGGGATTGTGTGTGTTCGATCTGTAATAAGGCCTTCATATTCCCCAGTTCTCTTAATCAGCACATGCTTGTACACACAGGAGAGAAGCATCATGAGCGACTGGTCAGTCCTCTGCTGAAGAAATTCAGTTGCGATCATTGTCAAAAGAAGTTCTACTCACAAGCCGCCCTTACGGTACACCAAAGGGTTCACACGAAAGAAAAGCCATATAGTTGTGAGGTTTGTGGAAAGAGGTTTGGGTATTCGAGCAGTATTCAGATGCACATGAGAATCCATACAGGAGAGAGACCTTTTGGGTGTGATGTTTGTGGTAAGACGTTCAATCAGGCTGTGCATCTGAGGACCCATCAGCGAGTGCACACTGGTCTAAAGTCATTTAGTTGTGAGAGCTGTGGGAAGAAGTTTGTGGATCATAGAAATCTCAAGcaacataaatgtaaatataccATGTAAATTCTTCAAATTTTGCAAGACCAAAGGTTACACTGAATTAAACGTTGCATCTCATGTTCAgggctgtttaaaaaaaaaaaaaaaaatgatgtaatgCATAGCATTATTATGTTCATAGCTGATGATCAGTAGGGTCTTGATTGGCAAGTTGAATGAAATAAAAGTTTTCATGcctctgtattttttaattatgtaaACACTTATATTTTCAAACCAGGACTGAGAATCAGT comes from Chanodichthys erythropterus isolate Z2021 chromosome 22, ASM2448905v1, whole genome shotgun sequence and encodes:
- the si:dkey-30k6.5 gene encoding zinc finger protein 85 isoform X1, which gives rise to MTAVIHELLSSVMGVLVESVVSELSKHLSDFTTVLSEEWKRNKGTAVNKNRLKQANQAKTKEFAAFMELLSKATIETMVKLIHDRISTQVLEATAKTKDKLNEDQTATPEPENNVLLETEKNKDYESESEHHENSGQATNNQYQVLSSAPTDILPGNVGLSESQPSTSTNVAAEERQEPLICESCGVSFNDLALLNIHNALHKERPFNCLTCGNTFKMMKCLMKHQRFHTTPDLSIEFEATLHEEEFIVQLETCDAVNTSLETLEVTTQEILQNNLDNEDLSCAVLESSQYATESLVQGLNITIENTESQPIATANTDMIKQSNDGLFRCKTCGKCFELRWKFINHVRAHVKHYKCSHCDKRFTMRSCLIRHAAMHTGAQLFKCDICSKSFVFQASLEKHKRLHTAEKTVTCPNCQKVFPGKRSFGRHRCRAVETLYNCPVCDKQFKIKQNMLDHQTLHTGEKPYCCEICGAFYSCERYLKNHQKSHIEKTYDYPCEVCDKRFSARKHLQAHMLVHTREKRYVCDVCDKKFATSGNLNRHKAGHTGVKLYGCPICLKRYTTAYALKMHMHKHTSSKPFLCDVCGKGFTSSDYMKRHKRIIHAGRRDCVCSICNKAFIFPSSLNQHMLVHTGEKHHERLVSPLLKKFSCDHCQKKFYSQAALTVHQRVHTKEKPYSCEVCGKRFGYSSSIQMHMRIHTGERPFGCDVCGKTFNQAVHLRTHQRVHTGLKSFSCESCGKKFVDHRNLKQHKCKYTM
- the si:dkey-30k6.5 gene encoding zinc finger protein 85 isoform X2; this encodes MTAVIHELLSSVMGVLVESVVSELSKHLSDFTTVLSEEWKRNKGTAVNKNRLKQANQAKTEFAAFMELLSKATIETMVKLIHDRISTQVLEATAKTKDKLNEDQTATPEPENNVLLETEKNKDYESESEHHENSGQATNNQYQVLSSAPTDILPGNVGLSESQPSTSTNVAAEERQEPLICESCGVSFNDLALLNIHNALHKERPFNCLTCGNTFKMMKCLMKHQRFHTTPDLSIEFEATLHEEEFIVQLETCDAVNTSLETLEVTTQEILQNNLDNEDLSCAVLESSQYATESLVQGLNITIENTESQPIATANTDMIKQSNDGLFRCKTCGKCFELRWKFINHVRAHVKHYKCSHCDKRFTMRSCLIRHAAMHTGAQLFKCDICSKSFVFQASLEKHKRLHTAEKTVTCPNCQKVFPGKRSFGRHRCRAVETLYNCPVCDKQFKIKQNMLDHQTLHTGEKPYCCEICGAFYSCERYLKNHQKSHIEKTYDYPCEVCDKRFSARKHLQAHMLVHTREKRYVCDVCDKKFATSGNLNRHKAGHTGVKLYGCPICLKRYTTAYALKMHMHKHTSSKPFLCDVCGKGFTSSDYMKRHKRIIHAGRRDCVCSICNKAFIFPSSLNQHMLVHTGEKHHERLVSPLLKKFSCDHCQKKFYSQAALTVHQRVHTKEKPYSCEVCGKRFGYSSSIQMHMRIHTGERPFGCDVCGKTFNQAVHLRTHQRVHTGLKSFSCESCGKKFVDHRNLKQHKCKYTM